The proteins below are encoded in one region of Doryrhamphus excisus isolate RoL2022-K1 chromosome 4, RoL_Dexc_1.0, whole genome shotgun sequence:
- the sfrp1a gene encoding secreted frizzled-related protein 1a, whose amino-acid sequence MIRFAVTVAFLAVCRASEYEYLSWKSDSYNGGRSYGKPPQCVDIPDDLRLCHNVGYGQMLLPNLLEHETMAEVKQQASSWVPLVHKNCHPGTQVFLCSLFAPVCLERPIYPCRWLCEAVRDGCTPIMEAFGFPWPEMLTCDKYPQDDVCIAMSQLNATEATKQTGYSPICPPCDNEMKTDAMLEHMCASEFAFKTKIKEVKRENMDRKIIFQKRKKILKAGGLKKKDTKKLVMYLKNGADCPCQQLDNLGNQYLIMGRKVDKQFLLTGIHKWDKSSKEFKKAVKKLKTHKCPAFENVFK is encoded by the exons ATGATCCGCTTCGCTGTGACAGTGGCGTTCCTGGCAGTCTGCAGAGCGTCCGAGTACGAGTATCTGAGCTGGAAGTCGGACTCGTACAACGGAGGGCGCAGCTACGGCAAGCCCCCACAGTGCGTGGACATCCCGGATGACCTGCGGCTGTGCCACAATGTAGGCTACGGCCAGATGTTGTTACCCAATCTGTTGGAGCATGAAACCATGGCGGAGGTGAAGCAGCAAGCTAGCAGCTGGGTGCCCCTGGTGCATAAGAACTGTCACCCGGGCACGCAAGTCTTCCTCTGCTCGCTCTTTGCGCCGGTCTGCTTGGAGCGACCCATCTACCCTTGCAGATGGCTGTGCGAAGCCGTGCGAGACGGCTGCACCCCCATCATGGAGGCGTTTGGCTTCCCCTGGCCGGAGATGCTCACCTGCGACAAGTATCCCCAAGACGACGTGTGCATCGCCATGTCTCAACTTAATGCCACCGAGGCCACCAAACAGACAG GTTACTCCCCCATCTGCCCTCCCTGTGACAACGAAATGAAAACAGATGCAATGCTCGAGCACATGTGTGCCAGCGAGTTTG CATTCAAGACCAAGATCAAGGAGGTCAAGAGAGAGAACATGGACCGCAAGATCATCTttcagaagaggaagaagatttTGAAAGCCGGCGGCCTGAAAAAGAAGGACACGAAGAAGCTGGTCATGTACTTGAAGAACGGCGCAGACTGCCCCTGCCAGCAACTGGACAACCTGGGGAACCAGTACCTCATCATGGGCCGTAAAGTGGACAAACAGTTCCTTCTCACGGGCATCCACAAGTGGGACAAATCCAGCAAAGAGTTCAAAAAGGCCGTCAAGAAACTGAAGACCCACAAGTGCCCTGCTTTTGAGAACGTCTTCAAATAA